TTCTATAAATAGCCTATTATTTTGTAtctaaacatttaaattaaaaaaatatccaaGAAGAATACTATCTCTATTTGAATATATAGAGAGAATTCTTGAAGCACTTTGAGTTGCAGAAAGCTTGAAAAATGAGCACAAAAATGGCGCCACCGTCGCCGGTGGTTGATACTAAAGCACGTTCATTGGAAGAGACACCAACATGGGCTGTTGCAGTGGTGTGTTTTTGTATTATTGTTGCTTCAATCCTCATTGAACATGCCATTCACATGCTAGgcaaggtatatatataaattttacttcttttacttttgtaattaaattttgggttttcattagtgataatttaaacttattaaGAGGATTAAAATTGCACCGAAGAAGCTTAAGGCTTGTACCAGCCTCGGTTTAGCTTTGTTTCAGAACTCAAAGTTTAGCCAcccttgaaaattttatattttaaaccttACCTTTTATCTCATATTATGTTGTTTATGGATAAAGTCATTCGGTTTGGCTCGAAGGCCTATTTGAAAAGTAAgaataattgtataaaaatataagcttgaAATACTAgattagacaaaaaaataatgtcTGTTTTGAAAACAGATTGGGTCTCAGCAAGGTTTTTTTGGCCCGACACGAagttacaataaaaaaaatcatgttatttTGCTACCACttcattattatgttattactattttattgttattgtttggatattgtataactcttgttttattattaattttgttattattttagagacatttgcttgttaagttacacattttttagtaatatttaaatatatatatttttaaaatctatttttaattattttaatgtttttagtgtatttgatgtattatttttttatttttatataaaaatataaaataatcaatctGAATGGGTTAGGcttgggcttgggcaaaaattaaatctaatttttgaACTAGATTGAAGCTAATTAATaagacctaaaattttattagggcTCGACTCGGTCAATCTTATTGTATACATTtttaaagtgtaattatttgaattgataaaaataacttatttgatttattaatgtaatccttattaattttattccatGATATTTTTATGGGAAAAATTAAGCCtttccaaatatatattttgttggaGATTATATAATATAGGTTATTGTTTTGCAAAGACTTTTTACACAGTGGTTGAAGAAAAGCATAAACCAGCTCTTTATGAAGCACTGGAGAAGGTTAAAACaggtaattaattaatatttttgttttaaatatttatatttgataattaaaataaaattaaacaaaaatatatgtgataaaATGAACACTTCTGTAATTGTGTATTGCAGAGCTGATGCTGATGGAATTTATATCATTCCTACTtataatcactgaattttgtccgggaATAAtttcgtgttttt
This genomic stretch from Gossypium raimondii isolate GPD5lz chromosome 6, ASM2569854v1, whole genome shotgun sequence harbors:
- the LOC105773708 gene encoding MLO-like protein 12 isoform X1 codes for the protein MSTKMAPPSPVVDTKARSLEETPTWAVAVVCFCIIVASILIEHAIHMLGKTFYTVVEEKHKPALYEALEKVKTELMLMEFISFLLIITEFCPGIISCF
- the LOC105773708 gene encoding MLO-like protein 2 isoform X2; this encodes MSTKMAPPSPVVDTKARSLEETPTWAVAVVCFCIIVASILIEHAIHMLGKTFYTVVEEKHKPALYEALEKVKTV